The segment CACAGAACTCATTGTTCTCAATTTAGAAATGAAGTCTACAGATAACTTGCCACGTgcttcatttacatttttgtccATTAAGTTAGTTTTCATAGCAGTATTCAAAATAGAGAATGTTCTGGTGAAGAACAACGCAAGGAGTACGCTGAAATTAAATCTTATCACCGACATTTAACATTGATTCcattctatttttttctttttactctataaatacaaattttaacactttaagaTTGTACAGTAATCAGTTTCGCTAACGTCAACGTCTAACTCCGCTAACGCTCGCTGATGCAGTTGAAGACTGATACATATTGGTCTGGCTAATCCTTCTATGATTGATTAttgaatgttaatattatttaaatacttcacCGTTACTTAATTCGACTTCAGTTTAATTCAACCAAGATAGGAAAGgttaatttttgttctatttcATGTGTTGTAATGTGTGGAATTTTGACGTAATTGCGGAGGTGACATAATTTCGGAGGTGACGTTATTGTTAATCGGGACAAGTGAGATGGAGCCTCAGGGCCAAAATCTTTTTTTACACAACCAATATAGATATATTGTGGCTGGGtggatttaagttaaaattataatgaacGTTCTAAGTGATACATGATTACCCTAGATAGGGTTTTCGGTTCATTTTGTAAGAAAGCGAAGCAAGCAGGATAAACAATTACACAAGACGTCTATGAGTAGGTAGATcgattttaatctaaattaatgTTCTATAGGACAAATCAGGAATAGCTCATAACCTACTTTGGAGCTAAAGACGCGTAGACCCCAGGCCAAAACTGCGCATGAATACTGGAAACGCTTTGCGGTtggatatattttaacaaaagtaCGAACAGTGTATATGACAAATGTTAACCAAAGACGGTTATTCTGCATCTATTGGGAAGGGGGACGGAGCCCTAGTATAAAATCCTGTACAACGTTTAGTTGGATAAGTATCAGTAAAAAGTGTactgaatgtttttttaagaCAAGAATTAAGCAATGATAGCTCACAACTAAATTTGGCACCAAGAAAACGTAACCCCTAGAGTAAAACCGTATTATGTACAAGTACTATATATGCCTTGCAGTTGGATGTATTTGAACCATAATTGTAGCAGGATATATTTTAACCTTATTGGGTGCTAACCGGAGTTACTAAGGGCTGGGTTGTTCTAGGATTCCCGAGACCGAGAGGTGCCAGGGGCCAGAGCTGCTAGAAGCTGATTGACTGGGGCCTTCCTGAATCCGGAAGATACTAGACGCCGAGGAAAATCAGAGGGCAGGAACTTCCAATGGCGAGGAGCTTTCCGAGACCAGGGGCCGGGGAATGCCACAAACCGGGGCTTGCCAGAGGCCGGGGCATGCCACAAACCGGGGCTTGCCAGAGGCCAGTGCCTTCCAGAGGTCGGGGTTTGCCACTGGCCGGGGCTTGCCAGAGGCCGGGGACTGCCAGAGGTCGGGGTTTGCCACTGGCCGGGGCTTTCCAGTGGCCGGTGCCTTGCAGAGGTCGGTGTTCGCCACTGGCCGGGGATTACCAGAGGCCGGTGCCTTCCAGAGGTCGGGGTCTGCCACTTGCCGGGGATTGCCAGAGGCCAGTGCCTTCTAGAGGTCGGGGCTTGCCACTGGCCGGGGATTGCCAGAGGCCAGTGCCTTCCAGAGGTCGGGGTTTGCCACTGGACGAGGCTTTGCAGAGGCCGGGGACTGCCAGAGGTCAGGGTTTGCCACTGGCCGGGGCTTTCCAGTGGCCGGTGCCTTCCAGAGGTCGGGGCTTGCCACTGGCCGGGGATTTCCAGAGGCCGGTGCCTTCCAGAGGTCGGGGTCTGCCACTGGCCGGGGATTGCCAGAGGCCAGTGCCTTCTAGAGGTCGGGGCTTGCCACTGGCCGGGGATTGCCAGAGGCTGGTGCCTTCCAGAGGTCGGGGTTTGCCACTGGCCGGGGCTTTCCAGTGGCCGGTGCCTTCCAGAGGTCGGGGCTTGCCACTGGCCGGGGATTGCCAGAGGGCCGGTGCCTTCCAGAAGTCAGGGTTTGCCACTGGCCGGGGATTACCAGAGGCCGGTGCCTTCCAGAGGTCGGGGTTCGCCACTGGCCGGGGATTACCAGAGGCCGGTGCCTTCCAGAGGTCGGGGCTTGCCACTGGCCGGGGATTACCAGAGGCCGGTGCCTTCCAGAGGTCGGGGTCTGCCACTGGCCGGGGCTTTCCAGTGGCCGGTGCCTTTCCAGAGGTCGGGGTTCGCCACTGGCCGGGGAATACCAGAGACCGGTGCCTTCCAGAGGTCGGGGCTTGCCACTGGCCGGGATTACCAGAGGCCGGTGCCTTCCAGAGGTCGGGGTCTGCCACTGGCCGGGGTTTCCCAGAGGCCAGTGCCTTCCAGAGGTCGGGGGCTTCGCCACTGGCCGGGGCTTTCCAGTGGCTGGGGCCTGCCAGAGGTCGAGGCTTGCCACTGGCCGGGGCTTGCCAGAGAACTCCTAAATGCTGAGAGACCAAGTGGTGTGAGAGGCCAAAAAGTGGCAGAGACCGAAGCCTATTTATGGTCGAATCGTGCTAGAAGCCGGAGCCTGCGAGAGGATAATATGTTTATGTCTTACCTACTGCACTAAATCTTGTGACCTGTCTTGTTTATTTAACCTTATGACGTTTAGATCATCCTTTCTTACTATTCCAATAAAGGTTTTAGCAGTGATCCACGTTTTCAATGCcttttattgtactatatttttattattagactgTTGTCA is part of the Homalodisca vitripennis isolate AUS2020 chromosome 8, UT_GWSS_2.1, whole genome shotgun sequence genome and harbors:
- the LOC124368060 gene encoding glutenin, high molecular weight subunit DX5-like, which codes for MVRSSKLSAKEKYERQKALTKERQRRYRERMSEEKKEEKRKYDRDRLARLKAENKIKKISDMTPREQRKMRKYWKERNLVRSLKKKSLKEVTDTPPASPLQDVREESEQKRRGCKKIRRDKAKAYRTIAKQQEKIKELEKKLGKYKKRLHREKKKHLIDSSPSPRKKHDGESCPHQTVTDKPPEYESLVFASAGPVTSCAAPPTYEEAIPVADETRILPPEYRLRSLPLFGLSHHLVSQHLGVLWQAPASGKPRPLAGPSHWKAPASGEAPDLWKALASGKPRPVADPDLWKAPASGNPGQWQAPTSGRHRSLVFPGQWRTPTSGKAPATGKPRPVADPDLWKAPASGNPRPVASPDLWKAPASGTGPLAIPGQWQAPTSGRHRPLESPGQWQTPTSGRHQPLAIPGQWQAPTSRRHWPLAIPGQWQTPTSGRHRPLEIPGQWQAPTSGRHRPLESPGQWQTLTSGSPRPLQSLVQWQTPTSGRHWPLAIPGQWQAPTSRRHWPLAIPGKWQTPTSGRHRPLVIPGQWRTPTSARHRPLESPGQWQTPTSGSPRPLASPGQWQTPTSGRHWPLASPGLWHAPASGKPRFVAFPGPWSRKAPRHWKFLPSDFPRRLVSSGFRKAPVNQLLAALAPGTSRSRES